The genomic DNA TGTGGTCGGTCGAACGTGCGACGCGCGCCGGGCGGCGACTCCTCGCAGCCGAGAAGGATCGCCTCGCGTACCTCGCTCCCTCCCGCAAGCCCGCCTGGGCGACGTACGGTCCTGCGGCCGTGGGGCTGTCGGTGGCCGTCTTCGGGACGGCCGCGCTCTGGCAGTTCGACGAGGCCTTCGCGGGCGGCGTCGAACTCGCCGGGAGTGCCGAGGCGTCGGGCGACGGTGGCGGTTCCTGCGGCGGAGCGTCGAGCGGCGGGGACGGCGGTGGAGGGTGCGGCGGCTGCGGGGGTTGTGGTGGCTGCGGCGGGTGCGGAGGATGAGCACCGTGACCCGCACCGTTCTCGCCCTCGGACCGCTCGGGCTCGGCTGGCGGCGCGAGATCGCGGGCGTCATCGCCGATCTCCGGCCGGGCTTCTGCGAGGTGATCGCCGAATCCGTCCGTCTGCGCCGAGGCCGCGCCGAGCCCGACCCGCTGCTCGTCGACCTGCGTGATCGCGGCGTGCCGCTGGTGCCGCACGGCGTCGCCCTCTCGCTCGGCGGTGCCGACGACGTGGAGCCGGAACGCGTCCGCCGCCTGGCGGCGTGCGCCGAGGCGTTTCGCGCGCCACTCGTCAGCGAGCACATCGCCTTCGTGCGCGCGGGCGGGATCGAGGCCGGTCATCTGCTTCCCGTGCCCCGCACCCGGGAAGCGCTCGACGTACTGGTCCGCAACATCACCAGGGCGCAGGACGGGCTGCCTGTGCCGCTGGCGGTGGAGAACATCGCGGCGTTCCTGCGCTGGCCGGAGGACGAGTACTCGGAGGCGCAGTTCCTGACCGAGTTGCTGGATCGCACGGGCGCCCTGCTCGTGCTCGACGTGGCGAACGTGTACGCGAACGCCCGCAATCGCGGCCTCGACCCGCAGGAGGAGCTGGCCCGGCTGCCCGTCGACCGGATCGCCTACAGTCACGTCGCGGGCGGTTCCGAGGCCGGCGGCCACTACCACGACACGCACACCGACCCGGTGAACGACGACGTACTCGAGCTGGTCACGGCGCTCCGGGAGCGCGTCGACGTGCCGCTCATGCTCGAGCGCGACGGCCGCTATCCGCCGGCTCGCGAGCTCTTCGACGAGCTCGACGCCATCGCCGCGGCGGGCGGGTGTGCACCGATCACCGACCGCGCGCGACAGGAGTGGTCATGAGCCTGCGAGAACGCCAGGAGGCCCTGGTCCGGGCGCTCGTCGCCGACGGCCCGGTGCCCGAGGGTTTCGACCCGCACGAGGTCGCCGCCGCGGGCGCGGTGTGCCGGCACAAGCGGGACGCGCACGCGGGGCACGCCGAGGACGCCCGCCGCCGGCGATGGTGGCGACGGCGCGGGTGAGGCCCCGTCGGACGGAGGAGCGTCAGAACGGCGGCCAGGGAATCGGCCGGCTCGGCGTCGGCAAGGGCATCGCACCCAGTTCGAGGAGCACGTCGGCCCGCCCCACCAGGGCTGCCTGCTCCTCGTCGGTGATGAGGCCGGCCAGGTCGGGCGGAGCGCTCCGGAAGGCCTCGATGTCGGCGAGCAGGTCGTCGCCCACCGGGCGCCCGGCCCAGCCCCACAGCACGGTTCGGAGCTTCGGCGCGGCGTGCAGGCAGATGCCGTGGTCCACGCCCTGCACACGACCGTCGGGACCGGTGAGGACGTGACCGCCCTTGCGGTCGGCGTTGTTGATGAGCACGTCGAGCACGGCGAGGCGGCGCAGGCGGGCGTCGTCGGCGTGTGCGAGCGCGACCTCGTCGAGGCCGTCCGGTGCGTCGGCGTCCTCGACGTACCCGGTCACCACCGTCAGGTAGCCCTCGGGCACCCCGTCGAGGGGGAAGATGTCCACCAGGTCGGGGCAGTCGTCCGGCTCCTCGACCCAGCGCTGCACCATTCCGGGCCCGAGCGGACCGTCACGCAGGACGGTCTCGGGGATGAGGCCCCAGCCGAGCGCCTCGGAGACGCGGTAGGACGCGACCTCCCGCCCGGCGAGCGTGCCGTCCGGGAAGTCCCACAGCGGTACCTCGCCCCGGACCGGCTTGTAGACCGCGCGCTCGCCCGTGTCGCCGAGGTCGCAGAGCAGGGTGGCGTTGGAGGCACTGGTGATCCGGCCGAGGATCGACAGATCGGCGCTCTCGAGGTCCACCGTCAGGTCCACCTACTCCTCCTCGGCGCCGAACGCGGCGCCGCGACGGTAACCGTTGAGGCGCACGCACATGTGCCCGTCGGCGTCGAGCGGCTCGCCGCAGAGGGGGCACGCGGGCCGGCCGGCGCCGAGCACCTTCTCGGAGCGGTTCGCGAACTCCCGCGCCGCGGCGGGGGTCAGGAACACGCGGACCGCGTCGGGCCCCTCCTCGGCGTCGTCCGCCAGCACCACGGATTCGTCGAGCTCCTGCTCGGTGATCGCCAGCAGCTCGATCACCACCGCCTTCTCCTCCGAATCCCAGCCCAGGCCCATGGTCCCCACCCGGAACTCCGCGTCCACGGGCATCACGAGCGGCTGCAGGTCGGTGATCGGTGCGTCGGCGGCCGGCATCGCGGTGCCGAAGCGGCGCGCCACCTCGTCGAGGAGTGCGGCGATGCGCTCGGCGAGCACCTGCACCTGCTGCTTCTCCAGCAGCACCGAGACGATGCGGGACTCGTGCACGGCCTGCAGGTAGAACGCGCGGTCACCCGGCTGTCCGACGGTACCCACGACGAACCTGTCGGGGGTGCGGAAAACGTGGACGGAGCGGCTCATGCCTCGCCTCCCACCGTGGCCTCCTTGGCTGGACGTTTGGGCAGCGTGACGCTACCGGACGAATTGACGCACTGCACGAGCGGGCGCGCCGGGCCGTACGTCACGACCGACACCGACGCGGGCGCGACGAACAACCGCTGGAACTGGTCGAGATGCGTGCCGAGCGCGTCGGCGACGACGGCCTTGATGACGTCGCCGTGACTGCAGGCCACCCACACCGCACCGGGACCGTGCTCCGCGACGAACCGCCGGTCCGCGTCGCGGATCGCGGCGACGGCCCGCGCCTGGACGTCGGCGAGCCCCTCCCCGTCGGGGAAGACGGCAGCGGAGGGCTGCTCCTGCACGACCTTCCACAGCGGCTCCTGCAGGAGGTCCTTGATCGCCCGGCCGGTCCAGGCGCCGTAGTCGACCTCGACGAGCCGGTCGTCGACCTCGGGGGTGAGGCCGTGGGCGGCGGCCAGCGGTGCGAGGGTCTGCTCGCACCGCAGCAGCGGGGAACGCACGGCGGCCACCAGCTCGACGTCGGCGAGGCGGCCGACGAGGTCGGCCGCCTGGGCGCGGCCGGCGTCGTCGAGCGCGACGCCCTCCGCCCGTCCCGCGAGCACCCCGGACGTGTTCGCGGTCGAGCGGCCGTGGCGCAGCAGGATCACGGTCATACCCCCGAGTCTAGGCGTGCGGGGTGCCCGGACCGGGGCCGTGATCGCTCAGGGCATAACCGCCCGGGCGCTCACGCGGCCACCGCGGACCGGAGGAGGGCCGTCGCCGCGGTGACGGCACCGACGGACGCGGGCAGCAGCGGCAGGCGCACGGCGGGGGTGGCGATGCGGCCCTGGGAAGCCAGGACGCCCTTGATGACCGTCGGGTTGGGCTCGGCGAACAGCGCCGCGGCGAGGCCCGCGAGTGCCCCACCGATGACGCGCGCCTCCTCGAGCCGGTGCTCGCGCCAGGCCGCCACGAGCGCGGCGAACTCCCCCGCGGCGACGTTGGCGCAGGCGGAGATCGCACCGTGCCCGCCGAGGGCCAGCAGCGCGCCGACGAACGGGTCGTCGCCGGCGAGGACCGAGACGGCGCCGGGCGTGGCGGTGTTGATCGCCGCGAGCAGCCGGACCGTCGTCTCCGTCACGCCGCCCGCGGCGTGCTTGAACCCGCCCACCCCGTCGATGGCCGCGAGGGCGAGGAGCGTGTCGAGCGAGAGGGTGCGGCCGGTGCGCTGCGGCACGTCGTAGACGATCACCGGCACCGGGCTCGCGGCGGCGACGCGGCGGTAGTGCTCGATCACGCCCGCCTCGGAGGGACGGGTGTAATAGGGCACCACGACGAGCGCGAAGCCGGCCCGACCGTCGATCCGGCGGAGAGCCGCGGCGGTGTCGTCGGTCGCGTTCGTGCCGACGCCGACGGTGAACACGGCGCGATGCTCGGCGCACACCCCGCCGATCCGGTCGATCACGGCAGCCCGCTCCGCCGGGGTCAGGGTCGCGGGCTCGCCGGTGGTGCCGAGCGCGAGCAGGCCGTCGGCGCCGGCGGCGAGGGTCTCGTGCGCAAGGCGTTCGAGCGAGCCGAGGTCGACGGTGCCGTCCGCGGCGAAGGGCGTGACGAGCGGGACGTGGAGGCCGGTGAGCTGCATGATCTCAGCGTCCGCCACGACGAGCGCAAGGTCCAGCGCGAGATTGCGATGTCGAGCGTAAGCTGAACTGATGCTCGACGTGCACCGCCTGCGACTTCTCCGCGAACTCTCGTTCCGCGGCACGATCGCGGCCGTCGCGCAGGCGCTGGACTACACGCCGTCGGCCGTCTCCCAGCAGCTCGCGACCCTGGAGCGGGAGGCCGGGCGCCCCCTGCTCGAGCGGACGGGACGCAGCGTCCGGCTCACCGAGGCGGGGCGGGTCCTCGTCGGGCACGCCGATGCGGTGCTCGCGCGACTGGAACAGGCCCGCGCGGACCTCGACGGCCTCGGCGGGGAGGTGGCCGGCGAACTGCGGATCGGCACCTTCAGCTCGGCGATGCGCACCGTCGTGACCCCGGCGCTGCTGCGGCTCTCGCGCGACCATCCACTGCTGCGCGTGCGCGTCACCGAGATCGATCCGGCGACGGCACCGGAGGAACTGCGCTCGCGGCGGCTCGACGTCGCGCTGATCCAGCGCTACGACTGCCTCCCCGTCCGCGACGAACCCGCCCTCGACACCGAGCCGCTGTTCGACGAGGCCGTGCACCTCGCCACCCGGCGCGACCGGCCCCGCGCCCTGGGCGACTGCGCCGAGGAGCGCTGGATCTCCGGCACGGTCGGCACGATGTGCGACGACGCCACGGTGCGCACCTGCGAGAACGCCGGGTTCACGCCCCGCGTACGCCACCGCACCGACGACTTCGCCGCGGTTCTCGCGCTGGTCGAGGCCGGGCAGGGGGTCGCCGTGATCCCGGACCTGGCCGCCGTCGACGTCCCGGAGGACGTCCTCCTCACCCCGCTCGACGTGGTCCGGCACACCGCCCTCGCGTACCGGCGCGGCGCCGGCGCGGATCCGCTCATCGGCGCGGCGCGGGCGACGCTCAGGTCGCGCTGATGACCCCGCCCCAGAGCAGGCCGAGGACCAGGAAGCCGACGACGATCCGGTAGCCGACGAACCAGTTCAGCGAGTGCTTCGCCACGAAGTTCAGCAGCCAGGCGATCGCCGCGTAGCCCACGACGAAGGCGATCACCGTCGCGACCAGCAGTTGCGGCCCGGACGCGTGGAGGCCCTCGCCGGCCGGGGCGAAGGCATCCGGCAGGCTGAACAGGCCGGACGCGGTCACGGCGGGGATCGCCAGCAGGAACGACAGGCGCACCGCGGCCTCGCGGGTGAGACCGAGGAAGAGGCCCGCGCTCGACGTGGCGCCCGACCGGGAGACGCCGGGGATCAGCGCGAGGCACTGCGCGAGGCCCATGAGGATGCCGTCGCGGGCCGTGACCTGCTCGAGCGGACGCTGCCGGTTCGCGTACACCTTGGAGCTGACGTACTCCGCGGCGAAGATGACGATCGAGAAGACGATGAGCATGGTCGCCACGAGGTACAGGTTCCGCGCCGCCGTGCGGATCTCGTCCTTGAACAGGTAGCCCAGCACGCCGATCGGGATGGTGCCGATGATCACGTACCAGCCGATCCGGTAGTCCACCCCCCGCTCCGCCTGGTCGAACAGCCCGCGGAACCACGCGACCACGATGCGGTAGATGTCCCGCGCGAAGTAGATCAGGACGGCCAGCTCGGTGCCCAGCTGGGTGACCGCGGTGAACGACGCGCCGGCGTCGTCGCCGAACCAGAGCTCCGAGACGATCCGCAGGTGCCCCGAGGACGAGACGGGGAGGAACTCCGTCAAACCCTGCACCAGTCCGAGCACGATCGCCTGCAACCACGTCATGTCCACCCGGGCAGGCTACCGGCCGGAGCCGGGCGGGGTCCGGGGCGGTAGTTTCGAGGGATCATGACCCGCACATTCGCGCCCCTACCCCGGCCCGCTCGCTCCGCTCCCGGCGCCCTTCGGCTCGCGGCTCTGGCGCTCGTGGCCGCGGTCGGCATCGCCGGCTGCTCCACGACGCCCGCCCGTGAGGACCGTCCGACGATCGTTCCCGCGCAGCCCGCCCTCGCCCCGGAACCGGCCACCGCGCCCGCCGGAACGGTGCTGCCCGCCGCCGCCGGTGAGGGGCTGGCCTTCGACCCCGTCGGCCGGCGCCTCGCGGCGATCGAGGGGAACGAGGTGGTGCTGTACACGGTCGACGGTGGGCTGAAGGAAGTCACGCGGATCAGCACGGACGGCCGCGCGAACCAGGTGGTTCCGAAGGGTCGTCGAGGCGCGGGCTTCCTCGTGGCGACGACGAACGCGGTCGTGCAGATCGACGGCGACAAGGCGGGCTTCACGCAGCGCCTCAGCGGCGATGTGCTGTCCGTGGCGGCCTACGACGAGGCGAACGACGACGCGGTGTGGGCGGTCGCCGGTACCGCATCGGGCGACGTCGTCGCGCTGCGGACGGCGAAGGAACCGACCAGCATCCCCGGCCCCGTGGAGGCGAGCAGAATCCTGGTGCACGGGCGCGACGTGGCCGTGGTCGACCGGTTGCAGGCGTCGCTCACCGAGGTCGACGTCGCGGGCCGGACAATGGGCAAGGGCCTGCGGGTGGGCCGCGGCATCACGAACGCGTCGATCACGCCGGACGGCCGGGTGTTCGCGGTGGACACCGGGAAGAACCAGGTGATCGGGTACACCGTCCAACCGCTCATGGAGAAGTTCCTGTACCCGGAGAAGAGCGCGCCCTGGGCGGTCGACTACGACGAGACCGACAAGCTGATGTGGCTCACCCGGACCGCGACCAACGAGGTCGTCGGCTACGCCCTGAACACCGGCATTCCGGAGCAGCGCAAGCTCTTCCCCACGGTCCGCCAGCCGAACGCGATCGCCGTGGACGCGAAGACGGGCACCCTGTACGTGCAGTCGGCGTCGGGCGCCGGCATCCAGGCGATCCCCACCCGCTAGGAGCCGGTATGACGATGAGCGCCGACGCACGGGAGAGCGGCGGTTTCAGCGACGAGGAGTACGATTTCCTGCCGCTGAGGTTGCCGCGCGAGGTATCGCGTGTGACCGCGGCGATGCGACTCGCCATCGAGGCCGAGTTCGGCGGGTGGGAGCTGTCCCGCGTGCGGCTGTACACCGACGGTTCACGCCGGGTCCTGCTGCGCCGTAAACGCACGAAAACGTCCGGCATGCTGCCGCCGGACGCCACGAAGGGGTTGTGAGCACCATGTCGGCGATGTCCCAGGCGATCTACCGGTCGCTCCTGACCGTGCTGTTCCTCGTCTCGCCCGAGCGGATCCACCACTGGGTGTTCGGCCTGATCCGCGGCACGACCGCGGTGCCGCCGGTCCGGGCCGGGATTCGACGGGGTCTGGCGCACCGCGATCCGATCCTCGAGCAGACCGTCTTCGGCGTCCGCTTCCCCGCGCCCGTCGGGCTGGCCGCCGGATTCGACAAGAACGCCCGCGCGGTCAACGGCTGGGGCGCGCTCGGCTTCGGCTTCGCTGAGATCGGTACGGTGACCGCGCACGCCCAGCCCGGCAACCCGGCGCCGCGGCTCTTCCGGCTCCCCGCCGACCACGCGCTCATCAACCGCATGGGCTTCAACAACTACGGCGCCGGTGCCGCGGCGAACGAGCTGCGCAAGCGCGACGCCGGGCCCTCCGCGGTGCCGATCGGCGCCAACATCGGCAAGACCAAGGTCACGCCGCTCGAGGGTGCGGCCGACGACTACCGGGTCAGTGCCATGCTGCTCGGCCCGCTGGCCGATTTCATCGTGGTCAACGTCTCCTCCCCCAACACCCCCGGTCTGCGCGACCTGCAGGCCACCGAGTCCCTGCGCCCGCTGCTGCAGGCAGTGCTCGACACGGTCACCGTTCCGGTGCTGGTGAAGATCGCACCGGATCTCGCGGACGAGGATGTCGACGCCGTCGCGGACCTGGCGAAGGACCTGGGTCTCGCCGGCATCGTCGCCACCAATACCACGATCGGCCGTGCCGGCCTGACCACGCCGGACGCCGAGGTCGAGGCCATCGGCGCGGGCGGCCTCTCGGGGCGTCCGGTCAAGGCGCGGTCGCTCGAGGTCTTGCGCCGCCTGGCCACCCGCGTCGGCGATGATCTGGTGCTCATCTCCGTGGGCGGTATCGAGACGGTCGACGACGTCTACGAGCGGATCCGGGCGGGTGCCTCGCTGGTGCAGGTGTACACGCAGTTCATCTACGGCGGGCCGACGTGGACGCGGTCGGTGCACAAGGAACTGGCCGCGCGGCTGCGCGCCGACGGCTTCGCGTCGATCTCGGAGGCCGTCGGCGTGGACCGCCGCTGAGGCGTCCCCCACGATCGCAGGACGACGAAGGCCGCGCCCCTGGGGCTTCCCGGGGCGCGGCCTTCGTGGTGATCACACCTGCGCGTAGGTGGCGGTGATGGAGCCGCGGGCGATCGCGGCGCCGAACAGGTTGAAGCCGAGGTACGCGGGTGTCGCCGTGGCCGGAAGATCCAGCTTCTCCACGTTCAGCGCATGGACCACGAAGATGTACCGGTGCGGACCGTGCCCGGCGGGCGGCGCCGCGCCGACGTACCGCGGCAGGCTCGCGTCGTTGTTGAGCGTCACCGCGCCCTCGGGCAGCGAGCCGGGCGCACCGTCGCCCGCGCCCTCGGCGAGGGAGGTGACGGAGGCGGGGATGTTCGCGACCGCCCAGTGCCAGAATCCGGAGGCCGTGGGCGCGTCGGGGTCGTAGCAGGTGACGGCGTAGGACTTGGTCTCGGCGGGCGCGCCGCTCCAGGACAGCTGGGGCGAGACGTCCTCGCCGCCCGCGCCCATGATGCCGCTGCGGTGCGCGACGGGCAGCTCGGCGCCGTCGGTGATGCTCTCGGAGGTGACGGTGAGCGCCGGCAGCGCCGGCAGCCCCGCGTACGGATCGAACGGAACGGTCATCTCGGATCCTCTCGTGTTGCGCGGTTCTCGGGTGGTCTAGGAATGCAGGAGGAAGTGCTCGAAGACCTGCGTGCCGAACGTCAGCGCGTCGACGGGCACCCGCTCGTCGACGCCGTGGAACAGGGCCGCGAAGTCCAGCTCCTCGGGGAGCCGCAGGGGCGCGAAGCCGAAGCAGCGGATCCCGAGCTTGGCGAAGGCCTTGGCGTCGGTCCCGCCCGACAGCATGTACGGGACGGTCCGCCCCTCGGGGTCGAACGCCAGGATCGCCTCGTTCATGGCGTCCACGAGGTCACCGTCGAACTGCGTCTCGTACGAGTCGAGCTTGGTGATCCATTCGCGCTCGATGTCCGGGCCCAGGATCTCGTCGAGCTCCCTCTCGAACGCGGCCTGCCGCCCGGGCAGGACGCGGCAGTCCACGACGGCCTCCGCGGTCTGCGGGATGACGTTCGCCTTGTATCCCGCTCGCAGCATCGTGGGGTTCGCGGTGTCGCGCAGCGTGGCCCCGACGATCCGGGCGAGGCCGCCGATCTTCGCGAGCTGCCCCTCGAGGTCGGGGCCGTCGACGTCGATGTCGATCGTCGATTCGCGATCGAGGGCGCGGAGGAAGGCGATCACCGTGTCCGTGAGGACCAGGGGGAACGTGTGGCGTCCCAGCCGCGCGACCGCCTCCGAGAGGAGGGTGACCGCGTTGTCCTCGTGCACGAACGAGCCGTGCCCGGCGCGCGCCTTGGCGGTCAGGCGCATCCAGCACATGCTCTTCTCCGCGGATTCGACGAGGTAGAGCCGCTTCTTGTCGCCCGACGGGGTGTCGACGGTCAGGGAGAAGCCGCCGACCTCGCCGACGGCCTCGGTGACGCCCGTGAAGAGCTCCGGCCGGTGCTGCACCAGCCAGTGCGATCCCCAGGTGCCGCCGGCCTCCTCGTCGGCCAGGAAGGCGAACATGATGTCGCGGGGCGGGACGGTGCCGGTGGACTTCAGCTGGCGCGCGAGCGCCAGCATCATGCCGCACATGTCCTTCATGTCGACCGCACCGCGGCCCCAGATGTAGCCGTCCTCCACGGCGCCCGAGAACGGGTGCACGCTCCAGTCCGCGGGCTCGGCCGGCACCACGTCGAGATGGCCGTGCACGAGGAGCGTGCCGCGCCGGGGATCGGCGCCCTTGAGCGTTGCGAAGACGTTTCCCCTTCCGGGCTGCCCGGACTCGACGTACACCGTCTCGTAGCCCACCTCCTCGAGGCGGGCCTGGACCCAGCGGGCGCACTCGGCCTCGCCCTTCGTGGTCTCGAGCTCGCCCGTGTTGGTGGTGTCGAATCGGATCAGGGTGCTCACGGTCTCGACGACCTCGTCGAGTGCGTTCACTGCAGTAGCCACACCCATATGAGTACCACGGACCGGCACCCGTCCGAGCGGGCCCACGGGTGCCCCGACGTGCCGATTTGGTTTCGCGGGCGCGTGTGGATTACTGTGAACGAGCTTCCCAGCGCGGGTGGCGGAATGGCAGACGCGCTAGCTTGAGGTGCTAGTGTCCTATTAACGGACGTGGGGGTTCAAGTCCCCCTCCGCGCACAGAACGAGAACCCCGGCTCCGGCCGGGGTTCTCGTCTTTCTACTGGACGGGCTGGGGCGCGAGCTCGATGCGGTGCGTCGGCTCCCAGGGCACGTCGTCGTGGAGCGACAGGAAGCTGTACTCGACCTTCTCGGTGCCGCTCGATTCATCGAGCCGCAATCCCGAGAGGCGCCCCGCGGCCAGGAGCCGGCCCTCCGCGTCGAAGATCCGCGCATCGCGATCGGTGATGGCGTCGTAGTCCGCGTGGAAGGCCTCGTACAGTTCGCGTCCCGTGAACGTGTCCATGCCCCCATCGTGCTCCCGGCGCGGCGCACGCACAGCCGATCGCCGCGATCCGCATCCGCGGCGCGGGCGGCCGCGTCGTCTGGCAGTCTGACGACGTGCCCCAGTCGACCGAGCCCGCCCGGCTCCGCAAGCTCCGTGACATCACGCCCGTCACCCGGTTCGGGGTCGGCGGCACCGACCTCGGCATCCCGTGCCGGGTGGGTGACGAGGTGCTCTACGTCTTCGGGGACACCTTCGAGGGGTTGAGCATCGGCGCCGGGGAGTGGCGGTCCCCCGTCGGCCTGTTCGGCGACCGCAACGGCGTCATGAGCCGGCCCGCCGGGCCTGATCCGGAGCGCGCGCGGCAGTTGCTCGACTACTCGCACGACACCGGGCACTTCACCACGATCCT from Tsukamurella paurometabola includes the following:
- a CDS encoding DUF692 domain-containing protein codes for the protein MSTVTRTVLALGPLGLGWRREIAGVIADLRPGFCEVIAESVRLRRGRAEPDPLLVDLRDRGVPLVPHGVALSLGGADDVEPERVRRLAACAEAFRAPLVSEHIAFVRAGGIEAGHLLPVPRTREALDVLVRNITRAQDGLPVPLAVENIAAFLRWPEDEYSEAQFLTELLDRTGALLVLDVANVYANARNRGLDPQEELARLPVDRIAYSHVAGGSEAGGHYHDTHTDPVNDDVLELVTALRERVDVPLMLERDGRYPPARELFDELDAIAAAGGCAPITDRARQEWS
- a CDS encoding SCO1664 family protein translates to MTVDLESADLSILGRITSASNATLLCDLGDTGERAVYKPVRGEVPLWDFPDGTLAGREVASYRVSEALGWGLIPETVLRDGPLGPGMVQRWVEEPDDCPDLVDIFPLDGVPEGYLTVVTGYVEDADAPDGLDEVALAHADDARLRRLAVLDVLINNADRKGGHVLTGPDGRVQGVDHGICLHAAPKLRTVLWGWAGRPVGDDLLADIEAFRSAPPDLAGLITDEEQAALVGRADVLLELGAMPLPTPSRPIPWPPF
- a CDS encoding DUF3090 domain-containing protein yields the protein MSRSVHVFRTPDRFVVGTVGQPGDRAFYLQAVHESRIVSVLLEKQQVQVLAERIAALLDEVARRFGTAMPAADAPITDLQPLVMPVDAEFRVGTMGLGWDSEEKAVVIELLAITEQELDESVVLADDAEEGPDAVRVFLTPAAAREFANRSEKVLGAGRPACPLCGEPLDADGHMCVRLNGYRRGAAFGAEEE
- a CDS encoding histidine phosphatase family protein produces the protein MTVILLRHGRSTANTSGVLAGRAEGVALDDAGRAQAADLVGRLADVELVAAVRSPLLRCEQTLAPLAAAHGLTPEVDDRLVEVDYGAWTGRAIKDLLQEPLWKVVQEQPSAAVFPDGEGLADVQARAVAAIRDADRRFVAEHGPGAVWVACSHGDVIKAVVADALGTHLDQFQRLFVAPASVSVVTYGPARPLVQCVNSSGSVTLPKRPAKEATVGGEA
- the dapA gene encoding 4-hydroxy-tetrahydrodipicolinate synthase, with translation MQLTGLHVPLVTPFAADGTVDLGSLERLAHETLAAGADGLLALGTTGEPATLTPAERAAVIDRIGGVCAEHRAVFTVGVGTNATDDTAAALRRIDGRAGFALVVVPYYTRPSEAGVIEHYRRVAAASPVPVIVYDVPQRTGRTLSLDTLLALAAIDGVGGFKHAAGGVTETTVRLLAAINTATPGAVSVLAGDDPFVGALLALGGHGAISACANVAAGEFAALVAAWREHRLEEARVIGGALAGLAAALFAEPNPTVIKGVLASQGRIATPAVRLPLLPASVGAVTAATALLRSAVAA
- a CDS encoding LysR substrate-binding domain-containing protein, producing the protein MLDVHRLRLLRELSFRGTIAAVAQALDYTPSAVSQQLATLEREAGRPLLERTGRSVRLTEAGRVLVGHADAVLARLEQARADLDGLGGEVAGELRIGTFSSAMRTVVTPALLRLSRDHPLLRVRVTEIDPATAPEELRSRRLDVALIQRYDCLPVRDEPALDTEPLFDEAVHLATRRDRPRALGDCAEERWISGTVGTMCDDATVRTCENAGFTPRVRHRTDDFAAVLALVEAGQGVAVIPDLAAVDVPEDVLLTPLDVVRHTALAYRRGAGADPLIGAARATLRSR
- a CDS encoding undecaprenyl-diphosphate phosphatase → MTWLQAIVLGLVQGLTEFLPVSSSGHLRIVSELWFGDDAGASFTAVTQLGTELAVLIYFARDIYRIVVAWFRGLFDQAERGVDYRIGWYVIIGTIPIGVLGYLFKDEIRTAARNLYLVATMLIVFSIVIFAAEYVSSKVYANRQRPLEQVTARDGILMGLAQCLALIPGVSRSGATSSAGLFLGLTREAAVRLSFLLAIPAVTASGLFSLPDAFAPAGEGLHASGPQLLVATVIAFVVGYAAIAWLLNFVAKHSLNWFVGYRIVVGFLVLGLLWGGVISAT
- a CDS encoding YncE family protein, which produces MTRTFAPLPRPARSAPGALRLAALALVAAVGIAGCSTTPAREDRPTIVPAQPALAPEPATAPAGTVLPAAAGEGLAFDPVGRRLAAIEGNEVVLYTVDGGLKEVTRISTDGRANQVVPKGRRGAGFLVATTNAVVQIDGDKAGFTQRLSGDVLSVAAYDEANDDAVWAVAGTASGDVVALRTAKEPTSIPGPVEASRILVHGRDVAVVDRLQASLTEVDVAGRTMGKGLRVGRGITNASITPDGRVFAVDTGKNQVIGYTVQPLMEKFLYPEKSAPWAVDYDETDKLMWLTRTATNEVVGYALNTGIPEQRKLFPTVRQPNAIAVDAKTGTLYVQSASGAGIQAIPTR
- a CDS encoding DUF5703 family protein; this translates as MTMSADARESGGFSDEEYDFLPLRLPREVSRVTAAMRLAIEAEFGGWELSRVRLYTDGSRRVLLRRKRTKTSGMLPPDATKGL
- a CDS encoding quinone-dependent dihydroorotate dehydrogenase produces the protein MYRSLLTVLFLVSPERIHHWVFGLIRGTTAVPPVRAGIRRGLAHRDPILEQTVFGVRFPAPVGLAAGFDKNARAVNGWGALGFGFAEIGTVTAHAQPGNPAPRLFRLPADHALINRMGFNNYGAGAAANELRKRDAGPSAVPIGANIGKTKVTPLEGAADDYRVSAMLLGPLADFIVVNVSSPNTPGLRDLQATESLRPLLQAVLDTVTVPVLVKIAPDLADEDVDAVADLAKDLGLAGIVATNTTIGRAGLTTPDAEVEAIGAGGLSGRPVKARSLEVLRRLATRVGDDLVLISVGGIETVDDVYERIRAGASLVQVYTQFIYGGPTWTRSVHKELAARLRADGFASISEAVGVDRR
- a CDS encoding YbhB/YbcL family Raf kinase inhibitor-like protein translates to MTVPFDPYAGLPALPALTVTSESITDGAELPVAHRSGIMGAGGEDVSPQLSWSGAPAETKSYAVTCYDPDAPTASGFWHWAVANIPASVTSLAEGAGDGAPGSLPEGAVTLNNDASLPRYVGAAPPAGHGPHRYIFVVHALNVEKLDLPATATPAYLGFNLFGAAIARGSITATYAQV
- a CDS encoding M20/M25/M40 family metallo-hydrolase, whose translation is MGVATAVNALDEVVETVSTLIRFDTTNTGELETTKGEAECARWVQARLEEVGYETVYVESGQPGRGNVFATLKGADPRRGTLLVHGHLDVVPAEPADWSVHPFSGAVEDGYIWGRGAVDMKDMCGMMLALARQLKSTGTVPPRDIMFAFLADEEAGGTWGSHWLVQHRPELFTGVTEAVGEVGGFSLTVDTPSGDKKRLYLVESAEKSMCWMRLTAKARAGHGSFVHEDNAVTLLSEAVARLGRHTFPLVLTDTVIAFLRALDRESTIDIDVDGPDLEGQLAKIGGLARIVGATLRDTANPTMLRAGYKANVIPQTAEAVVDCRVLPGRQAAFERELDEILGPDIEREWITKLDSYETQFDGDLVDAMNEAILAFDPEGRTVPYMLSGGTDAKAFAKLGIRCFGFAPLRLPEELDFAALFHGVDERVPVDALTFGTQVFEHFLLHS